In the genome of Capra hircus breed San Clemente chromosome 5, ASM170441v1, whole genome shotgun sequence, one region contains:
- the FAM234B gene encoding protein FAM234B isoform X2 — protein sequence MATVLSRALKLPGKKSPDLGEYDPLTQADSDESEDDLVLNLQQKNGGVKNGKSPLGEAPEPDSDAEVAGAGKPRLSEVTPEGYPLEPLGALEQKAASSIVSYVRTSVFLLMLVVSMVLVLVCAFLIPCPPRDLHSTWSRHLGPQGGGDLSPLDLADVNGDGLRDVLLSFVPSGNGSASGVSRPPAVLVCLSGMNGSTLWSSPLPEEARDITCLDLTPGDMAKTVCLVTGTHKMLSAFNGTSGKAMWTLNPNYLSNGTLAAPAVVLPDVDEDGVRDLAVLAFGDLQDLCFLLVSGRTGSPVGRPVKYNIVGVGNLIGPQVYITASGATYILFGFGNIQAVALRDIFIQAQNRDNLPPSLQIEEPEWEKQRSVNLSELIDVYSDGVELLQMVKAPDSNSSNLLITTRQGLVLLRGQNLTPSWVLGLQGPHSQPTPGYFTDDETIDFLLQIPNGVGMKKVMVVDGDSGLVTWSYSIPCHMKETPATSAATVEQKSVFLFWAEGLSAASPNPDVVLGTGPPSLHHLYLLHPTFPSILLDLANATGTVTASEVGINDLWKDAFYVTRTTGPSSEGHPAPLVVSKLSLRWALMEGQMVQLEETTPKIGRGELRRFLSRIKFVDSPYQI from the exons ATGGCGACCGTGCTGTCCAGGGCGCTCAAGCTCCCCG gaaagaaaagcCCGGACCTGGGGGAGTATGACCCCCTCACACAGGCCGACAGTGATGAGAGTGAGGATGATCTGGTGCTTAACCTGCAGCAGAAGAACGGAGGGGTCAAGAACGGGAAGAGCCCACTGGGGGAGGCACCGGAGCCTGACTCGGATGCCGAGGTTGCAGGGGCTGGGAAGCCACGTCTCTCCGAGGTCACCCCCGAGGGGTACCCCTTGGAGCCCCTGGGGGCCCTGGAGCAGAAGGCGGCCTCCTCCATCGTGTCCTACGTGCGCACATCTGTCTTTCTGCTGATGCTGGTGGTCTCCATGGTCCTAGTGCTCGTGTGTGCTTTCCTGATCCCCTGTCCCCCCCGAGACCTGCACAGCACATGGAGCCGCCACCTGGGTCCCCAGGGAG GCGGGGACCTGTCGCCATTGGACCTGGCGGATGTAAATGGAGACGGCCTGCGAGACGTGCTCCTCTCCTTCGTGCCGTCAGGGAACGGGAGTGCGTCCG GTGTCTCCAGACCCCCTGCTGTCCTCGTGTGCCTTTCGGGGATGAACGGCAGCACGCTGTGGTCTAGTCCCCTCCCCGAGGAAGCCCGAGATATTACCTGTTTGGATCTGACACCAGGGGACATGGCCAAAACTGTCTGCCTGGTGACGGGGACACACAAGATGCTCAGTGCATTCAACGGGACGTCAG GGAAAGCCATGTGGACTTTAAACCCAAACTACTTATCCAACGGGACCCTGGCCGCCCCGGCCGTGGTACTGCCGGATGTGGATGAAGATGGTGTTAGAGACCTCGCGGTTCTGGCCTTTGGGGACTTGCAG GATCTGTGTTTTCTGCTGGTGTCTGGCCGGACAGGGAGCCCCGTGGGCCGACCTGTGAAGTACAACATCGTGGGAGTGGGCAACCTGATTGGCCCTCAGGTTTACATCACCGCCAGCGGGGCCACCTACATCCTGTTTGGCTTTG GTAATATCCAGGCTGTCGCCCTGCGGGATATTTTCATCCAGGCCCAAAATCGAGACAACTTACCACCTTCCCTGCAGATAGAGGAACCTGAGTGGGAGAAGCAGAGATCCGTCAACCTGTCTGAGCTCATTGATGTTTACAG CGATGGGGTGGAGCTCCTCCAGATGGTGAAGGCGCCGGATTCCAACAGCAGCAACCTCCTGATCACAACCAGACAAGGCCTCGTCCTGCTTCGGGGGCAGAACCTCACCCCTTCCTGGGTCTTGGGCCTCCAAGGCCCGCACAG CCAGCCTACTCCGGGGTATTTCACGGATGATGAGACGATAGATTTCCTTCTGCAGATACCAAATGGAGTTGGGATGAAAAAG gtgatggtggtggaCGGAGACTCTGGCCTGGTCACGTGGAGTTACAGCATCCCGTGTCACATGAAAGAAACTCCGGCCACATCAGCAGCCACTGTGGAGCAGaaatctgtcttcctcttctgggCTGAAGGGCTGTCAGCTGCATCGCCCAATCCT GATGTTGTCCTGGGAACTGGGCCACCCAGCCTTCACCACCTATACCTCCTGCATCCCACCTTCCCCTCCATCCTCCTGGATCTAGCCAATGCCACTGGCACTGTGACAGCTTCAGAGG TTGGGATCAACGACCTGTGGAAAGACGCCTTTTACGTTACCAGGACAACAGGGCCCAGCTCTGAAGGGCACCCGGCACCCCTGGTGGTCAGCAAGCTCAGTCTGCGGTGGGCGCTGATGGAAGGCCAAATGGTCCAGCTGGAGGAGACCACCCCCAAAATCGGCCGCGGGGAGCTGCGCAGATTCCTCTCGAGGATAAAGTTCGTCGACTCTCCCTACCAG ATCTAG
- the FAM234B gene encoding protein FAM234B isoform X1, whose product MATVLSRALKLPGKKSPDLGEYDPLTQADSDESEDDLVLNLQQKNGGVKNGKSPLGEAPEPDSDAEVAGAGKPRLSEVTPEGYPLEPLGALEQKAASSIVSYVRTSVFLLMLVVSMVLVLVCAFLIPCPPRDLHSTWSRHLGPQGGGDLSPLDLADVNGDGLRDVLLSFVPSGNGSASGVSRPPAVLVCLSGMNGSTLWSSPLPEEARDITCLDLTPGDMAKTVCLVTGTHKMLSAFNGTSGKAMWTLNPNYLSNGTLAAPAVVLPDVDEDGVRDLAVLAFGDLQQDLCFLLVSGRTGSPVGRPVKYNIVGVGNLIGPQVYITASGATYILFGFGNIQAVALRDIFIQAQNRDNLPPSLQIEEPEWEKQRSVNLSELIDVYSDGVELLQMVKAPDSNSSNLLITTRQGLVLLRGQNLTPSWVLGLQGPHSQPTPGYFTDDETIDFLLQIPNGVGMKKVMVVDGDSGLVTWSYSIPCHMKETPATSAATVEQKSVFLFWAEGLSAASPNPDVVLGTGPPSLHHLYLLHPTFPSILLDLANATGTVTASEVGINDLWKDAFYVTRTTGPSSEGHPAPLVVSKLSLRWALMEGQMVQLEETTPKIGRGELRRFLSRIKFVDSPYQI is encoded by the exons ATGGCGACCGTGCTGTCCAGGGCGCTCAAGCTCCCCG gaaagaaaagcCCGGACCTGGGGGAGTATGACCCCCTCACACAGGCCGACAGTGATGAGAGTGAGGATGATCTGGTGCTTAACCTGCAGCAGAAGAACGGAGGGGTCAAGAACGGGAAGAGCCCACTGGGGGAGGCACCGGAGCCTGACTCGGATGCCGAGGTTGCAGGGGCTGGGAAGCCACGTCTCTCCGAGGTCACCCCCGAGGGGTACCCCTTGGAGCCCCTGGGGGCCCTGGAGCAGAAGGCGGCCTCCTCCATCGTGTCCTACGTGCGCACATCTGTCTTTCTGCTGATGCTGGTGGTCTCCATGGTCCTAGTGCTCGTGTGTGCTTTCCTGATCCCCTGTCCCCCCCGAGACCTGCACAGCACATGGAGCCGCCACCTGGGTCCCCAGGGAG GCGGGGACCTGTCGCCATTGGACCTGGCGGATGTAAATGGAGACGGCCTGCGAGACGTGCTCCTCTCCTTCGTGCCGTCAGGGAACGGGAGTGCGTCCG GTGTCTCCAGACCCCCTGCTGTCCTCGTGTGCCTTTCGGGGATGAACGGCAGCACGCTGTGGTCTAGTCCCCTCCCCGAGGAAGCCCGAGATATTACCTGTTTGGATCTGACACCAGGGGACATGGCCAAAACTGTCTGCCTGGTGACGGGGACACACAAGATGCTCAGTGCATTCAACGGGACGTCAG GGAAAGCCATGTGGACTTTAAACCCAAACTACTTATCCAACGGGACCCTGGCCGCCCCGGCCGTGGTACTGCCGGATGTGGATGAAGATGGTGTTAGAGACCTCGCGGTTCTGGCCTTTGGGGACTTGCAG CAGGATCTGTGTTTTCTGCTGGTGTCTGGCCGGACAGGGAGCCCCGTGGGCCGACCTGTGAAGTACAACATCGTGGGAGTGGGCAACCTGATTGGCCCTCAGGTTTACATCACCGCCAGCGGGGCCACCTACATCCTGTTTGGCTTTG GTAATATCCAGGCTGTCGCCCTGCGGGATATTTTCATCCAGGCCCAAAATCGAGACAACTTACCACCTTCCCTGCAGATAGAGGAACCTGAGTGGGAGAAGCAGAGATCCGTCAACCTGTCTGAGCTCATTGATGTTTACAG CGATGGGGTGGAGCTCCTCCAGATGGTGAAGGCGCCGGATTCCAACAGCAGCAACCTCCTGATCACAACCAGACAAGGCCTCGTCCTGCTTCGGGGGCAGAACCTCACCCCTTCCTGGGTCTTGGGCCTCCAAGGCCCGCACAG CCAGCCTACTCCGGGGTATTTCACGGATGATGAGACGATAGATTTCCTTCTGCAGATACCAAATGGAGTTGGGATGAAAAAG gtgatggtggtggaCGGAGACTCTGGCCTGGTCACGTGGAGTTACAGCATCCCGTGTCACATGAAAGAAACTCCGGCCACATCAGCAGCCACTGTGGAGCAGaaatctgtcttcctcttctgggCTGAAGGGCTGTCAGCTGCATCGCCCAATCCT GATGTTGTCCTGGGAACTGGGCCACCCAGCCTTCACCACCTATACCTCCTGCATCCCACCTTCCCCTCCATCCTCCTGGATCTAGCCAATGCCACTGGCACTGTGACAGCTTCAGAGG TTGGGATCAACGACCTGTGGAAAGACGCCTTTTACGTTACCAGGACAACAGGGCCCAGCTCTGAAGGGCACCCGGCACCCCTGGTGGTCAGCAAGCTCAGTCTGCGGTGGGCGCTGATGGAAGGCCAAATGGTCCAGCTGGAGGAGACCACCCCCAAAATCGGCCGCGGGGAGCTGCGCAGATTCCTCTCGAGGATAAAGTTCGTCGACTCTCCCTACCAG ATCTAG